The Vibrio mangrovi genome includes a region encoding these proteins:
- a CDS encoding transposase, with protein MTIARAQLVALHLTTYYHCVSRCVRRAFLCGEDPLTGKSYAHRRDWVEQRILSLAQVYCIDICAYAVMSNHYHLVVHINQAKASQLPDSEVIELWKKEHQLPSLIQRYLKNQVSPSEAQTCRRIIHLWRERLYSLSWFMKELNFSIARQANQEDQCRGHFWESRFKSQALLDEKALLAAMAYTDLNPVRAGIAETPETSEYTSLKRRLDSLVDNPPISSGLFPFVGESYQKKTDGLPFRLIDYIEWVDWVGRQIREGKPGYIDRNQPAILVRLSLGQTASFNLCTQFERKRCLWIGTPNQLYSVKLSLNKQRIHGLSI; from the coding sequence ATGACTATCGCCAGAGCTCAGTTGGTTGCTCTTCATCTCACCACCTACTATCACTGTGTATCACGCTGTGTCCGCCGGGCATTCCTGTGTGGTGAAGACCCTCTGACCGGAAAATCTTACGCGCACCGGCGTGACTGGGTTGAACAACGTATTCTGTCCCTGGCTCAGGTTTATTGCATCGACATCTGTGCCTATGCCGTGATGAGTAACCATTATCATCTGGTGGTTCATATCAATCAGGCAAAAGCCTCACAACTCCCAGACAGTGAAGTGATTGAACTCTGGAAGAAAGAACATCAGCTCCCTTCTCTGATACAACGGTATCTGAAAAATCAGGTCTCTCCATCGGAAGCTCAGACCTGTCGAAGAATCATCCATCTCTGGCGGGAGCGACTCTATTCCCTGAGCTGGTTTATGAAAGAGCTCAATTTCAGTATTGCCAGACAAGCCAATCAGGAAGACCAATGTCGTGGGCATTTCTGGGAAAGCCGTTTCAAGTCTCAGGCATTACTGGATGAAAAAGCGCTGCTGGCGGCCATGGCCTATACTGACCTGAATCCGGTTCGGGCAGGTATTGCTGAAACTCCGGAAACGTCAGAGTATACCTCCCTCAAGAGACGGCTTGACTCACTGGTGGATAATCCACCTATATCATCGGGATTATTTCCATTTGTTGGTGAATCCTATCAGAAAAAGACTGATGGTCTTCCATTTCGTTTGATTGACTATATTGAGTGGGTCGATTGGGTGGGGCGGCAGATCCGAGAAGGGAAACCGGGATACATTGATAGAAATCAGCCCGCAATTCTCGTGCGGCTGTCTTTGGGGCAAACCGCGAGTTTCAATCTATGTACCCAATTTGAGCGAAAGCGGTGTTTGTGGATTGGGACTCCGAATCAATTATATTCAGTTAAATTATCCTTAAATAAACAACGAATTCATGGCTTGTCTATTTAA
- a CDS encoding class I SAM-dependent DNA methyltransferase, producing MAKDWDELAAAWESDQANIELTEKVFAELTKNISLEGKHILDLGCGTGLLSQMMSSEARSIVALDASEAMIEELDKKELENVEPVVDSLTRGLVAQHPAFRKQFDLIVAVSVCEFLPHLSESLEIVHSLLNQGSAFIHWDWIIDDEDRSSGLGMVEMQDELIQAGFAHVNVAQVFKVKTSQGMMSVMMGIAIK from the coding sequence ATGGCGAAGGATTGGGATGAACTCGCTGCGGCTTGGGAATCTGATCAGGCAAATATAGAGTTAACAGAAAAAGTATTTGCGGAATTGACGAAGAACATTAGCCTTGAAGGCAAACACATCCTTGATCTTGGGTGTGGAACTGGCTTGTTGAGTCAGATGATGTCATCAGAGGCCCGTTCGATTGTTGCATTGGATGCGTCAGAGGCAATGATCGAAGAGTTGGATAAAAAAGAACTTGAAAATGTTGAACCAGTCGTTGATTCCCTGACCCGGGGACTTGTCGCTCAGCATCCGGCATTTCGCAAACAGTTTGATCTGATTGTTGCTGTCTCCGTTTGTGAGTTTTTACCACATTTGTCGGAATCTTTGGAAATTGTGCATTCGCTGCTCAATCAGGGGAGTGCATTTATTCACTGGGACTGGATTATTGATGATGAAGACCGTTCATCCGGTTTAGGAATGGTAGAAATGCAGGATGAGCTGATTCAGGCTGGTTTTGCCCATGTAAATGTTGCTCAGGTATTTAAAGTAAAAACTTCCCAGGGAATGATGTCGGTAATGATGGGGATTGCAATTAAGTGA
- a CDS encoding class I SAM-dependent methyltransferase: protein MGISFAEPERLKEIFDGENREEWQKTSHIIRSIGLKEDDTVADLGAGTGYFSNIFSQILCKGKVYSIDCEPNMVAYMRERFSDEQFAHVQVIQSQPDNPCIPTDVNWVFVANTYRFIHHRDAFLQKMREQTNPGTTFVFVDFKGVNARVSPQMAIDEVKNAGFEILHLDTEGCPDHYILTFI, encoded by the coding sequence ATGGGAATTAGCTTTGCTGAGCCAGAAAGACTAAAAGAAATTTTTGACGGAGAGAACCGTGAAGAATGGCAGAAAACAAGTCATATCATTCGTAGCATTGGATTGAAAGAAGATGATACTGTTGCCGATCTTGGCGCTGGAACCGGATATTTTTCAAATATTTTCTCGCAAATACTTTGTAAAGGGAAAGTTTATTCTATCGACTGTGAACCCAATATGGTGGCTTATATGCGGGAACGGTTTAGTGATGAACAATTTGCTCATGTTCAGGTCATTCAGTCACAACCAGACAATCCTTGTATCCCTACCGATGTAAACTGGGTTTTTGTCGCCAACACTTATCGGTTTATCCATCATCGTGACGCGTTTTTGCAAAAAATGCGCGAGCAGACAAATCCGGGAACCACATTTGTATTTGTCGATTTTAAAGGTGTAAATGCACGGGTTTCACCACAAATGGCAATCGATGAAGTGAAAAATGCCGGGTTTGAAATTCTCCATCTTGATACGGAAGGTTGCCCGGATCATTATATTCTGACATTTATATAA
- a CDS encoding DUF3299 domain-containing protein — protein sequence MKKNVVQFLLFFVWLGLFPGAVYAQAQQESVLTLTWKDLIPAGERRQKPPVRTTPVDHENDTPPQLKMGGVRDDLNGKIVKIPGFVIPLEGDDKSVTEFLLVPFLGACIHVPPPPPNQIIYVKFEHGAPIRKLWDIVYVVGELKTETMNLDLGESGYVLYGQALEDYAQDHS from the coding sequence ATGAAAAAAAACGTTGTTCAGTTTTTACTTTTCTTTGTATGGCTGGGCTTATTTCCCGGGGCGGTTTATGCGCAGGCACAACAGGAATCAGTGCTTACTCTGACATGGAAGGATCTCATTCCTGCTGGGGAACGCCGTCAGAAACCTCCGGTTCGCACAACACCAGTCGATCATGAGAATGATACGCCTCCACAATTGAAAATGGGGGGAGTTCGGGATGATCTTAATGGGAAGATAGTGAAAATTCCCGGATTTGTGATTCCATTGGAGGGTGATGATAAGTCAGTTACTGAATTTCTTCTGGTACCGTTTCTCGGGGCTTGTATCCATGTGCCACCACCGCCGCCAAATCAGATTATCTATGTCAAATTTGAACATGGTGCACCGATTCGTAAATTATGGGACATCGTTTATGTGGTTGGTGAACTAAAGACTGAAACGATGAATCTGGATCTGGGGGAAAGCGGTTATGTTTTGTATGGTCAGGCTCTTGAGGACTACGCTCAGGACCATAGTTAA
- a CDS encoding thermostable hemolysin: MQAALRDSSMKLEMIDEAHPMRHQVEQYIAERYSSAFDAKIDQFMPQFLALLQEDEIQSICGYRAASDTQLFLEQYLDCAAELAVSDAFSQSVDRSALIEFGQLASFSKGISPFHFYLIARRLVEMEYRWCICTVTDPLYALMKRLGLNPVFISQADAQRVNNAHQWGSYYQLSPRIVAGDLRQSLAHLRRYWLTKGIRIK; encoded by the coding sequence ATGCAAGCCGCCCTGCGCGATTCTTCAATGAAACTAGAGATGATTGATGAGGCGCATCCAATGCGCCATCAGGTTGAACAATATATTGCCGAAAGGTATTCATCTGCATTTGACGCAAAGATAGATCAATTCATGCCACAATTTCTGGCTTTGTTACAGGAAGATGAGATTCAGTCTATCTGTGGATATCGTGCCGCCTCCGATACGCAACTTTTCCTGGAACAGTATCTGGATTGTGCTGCTGAGTTGGCTGTATCGGATGCGTTTTCCCAGTCAGTTGATCGCTCCGCTTTAATCGAGTTTGGTCAGCTTGCCTCTTTTTCTAAAGGGATATCCCCATTTCATTTTTATCTGATTGCCCGGCGACTGGTAGAAATGGAGTATCGGTGGTGTATCTGTACAGTAACAGATCCGCTGTATGCTTTAATGAAACGACTGGGGTTAAATCCGGTCTTTATCTCACAGGCTGATGCCCAGCGTGTGAATAATGCTCACCAATGGGGTAGTTACTACCAGCTTAGTCCCCGAATTGTTGCCGGAGACCTTCGTCAAAGCCTGGCTCATCTGAGACGCTACTGGCTGACTAAAGGTATTCGTATAAAGTGA
- a CDS encoding alkaline phosphatase, with the protein MKNNHLLLASGLMASLVGCTTSSETAQINTPQKSDVWFVQAQQQIAKAKANKPIDKPAKNVILFVGDGMSIGTITAARIYEGQRRGMLGEEYKLTMEQLPYVALSKTYNTNAQTPDSAGTASAMVTGVKTKQGIISVDDNVRRGFCNTQIGHEAKTAWEMAAEKGLSVGVVSTARITHATPATTYAHAADRDWENDSKLPNIAKNQGCIDIAQQLINFNGGKGMDVVFGGGRREFIPATTVDPDGKKGKRKDGRNLIAEWQVKHPGAQYVYDKAGFDTLNKNTKQAFGLFESSHMKYEADRRDGEPSVAEMTAKAIDILSKNKDGYLLMVEGGRIDHAHHAGNAARALADTVAYDDAIKAALDKTNPEDTLIIVTADHAHTLISNGYADRGNPILGLSKKNGQYNVDDYGRRYTTLSYGNGPGAVNGARSNPTQEEVLDLDYRQQSLIKLSSETHSGEDVAIFARGPEAYLFQGAVEQNYIFHVMNEALGLTK; encoded by the coding sequence GTGAAAAATAACCATTTATTATTAGCCAGTGGTCTTATGGCATCGCTTGTCGGTTGTACTACAAGTAGTGAAACTGCTCAAATCAATACACCGCAAAAGAGTGATGTCTGGTTCGTTCAGGCACAGCAACAGATTGCTAAAGCAAAAGCGAACAAACCTATAGATAAACCAGCTAAAAATGTCATTCTGTTTGTCGGAGACGGGATGAGTATTGGCACAATTACTGCAGCCCGCATTTATGAGGGACAGCGCCGTGGCATGCTAGGTGAAGAATATAAGCTGACTATGGAGCAGCTCCCTTATGTTGCTCTTTCCAAAACCTACAACACCAATGCACAGACTCCAGACTCAGCTGGTACAGCAAGTGCTATGGTTACCGGTGTAAAAACTAAACAAGGTATCATCAGCGTTGATGACAACGTCAGACGTGGTTTCTGTAACACCCAAATTGGTCATGAAGCAAAAACAGCCTGGGAAATGGCCGCAGAAAAAGGATTATCTGTCGGGGTCGTTTCAACCGCCAGAATCACTCACGCAACACCGGCAACGACTTATGCTCATGCAGCAGATCGTGACTGGGAAAATGATTCAAAACTACCCAATATTGCTAAAAATCAAGGATGTATTGATATTGCCCAGCAGTTGATCAACTTCAACGGTGGAAAGGGAATGGATGTTGTTTTTGGTGGTGGACGTCGTGAGTTTATTCCAGCAACAACAGTTGACCCTGATGGCAAAAAGGGCAAGCGTAAAGATGGCCGTAACCTAATTGCAGAATGGCAAGTGAAACACCCCGGAGCACAATATGTCTACGACAAAGCTGGCTTTGATACACTGAACAAAAATACCAAACAGGCATTTGGTCTGTTTGAAAGCAGCCACATGAAATATGAAGCAGACCGCAGAGATGGTGAACCCTCTGTAGCAGAAATGACAGCCAAAGCTATCGACATTTTATCCAAGAATAAAGATGGTTATCTGCTGATGGTTGAAGGCGGACGTATTGACCACGCACATCATGCCGGAAATGCGGCCCGAGCTCTGGCTGATACTGTCGCTTATGATGATGCAATTAAGGCTGCACTAGACAAAACAAATCCGGAAGACACACTAATCATTGTGACTGCTGACCATGCTCATACTTTAATCTCAAATGGTTATGCTGACCGTGGCAACCCAATTCTGGGGCTGTCAAAGAAAAATGGTCAATACAATGTAGACGATTACGGCAGACGTTACACTACACTGTCTTATGGCAACGGGCCTGGAGCAGTCAATGGTGCACGCTCTAATCCAACTCAGGAAGAAGTCTTAGACCTCGATTACAGACAACAATCTCTGATAAAACTTTCTTCTGAAACACATTCAGGTGAAGATGTTGCAATTTTTGCCCGTGGACCTGAAGCATACCTTTTCCAGGGAGCTGTTGAGCAAAACTATATCTTCCACGTAATGAATGAAGCGCTTGGTTTAACCAAGTAG
- a CDS encoding putative quinol monooxygenase — protein MSNVYLIAEIQAAAGQAENVSALLQDLVAASQAETGCITYELYQDTTTEGLFVVREIWQSTDALAEHEQSVHFQNFVTTTQDNQLTTSLLVRPLTPVV, from the coding sequence ATGTCAAACGTTTATCTTATTGCAGAAATTCAGGCCGCAGCAGGTCAGGCTGAAAATGTATCGGCTCTGCTTCAGGATTTGGTCGCCGCATCTCAGGCAGAAACAGGTTGTATCACCTATGAACTGTATCAGGATACAACAACTGAAGGGCTGTTCGTGGTCCGGGAAATCTGGCAATCCACTGATGCACTTGCTGAACATGAACAATCCGTTCATTTTCAGAATTTTGTAACGACCACCCAAGATAACCAACTCACCACCTCTCTGCTGGTTCGCCCATTGACACCGGTTGTCTAA